A region of Culicoides brevitarsis isolate CSIRO-B50_1 chromosome 1, AGI_CSIRO_Cbre_v1, whole genome shotgun sequence DNA encodes the following proteins:
- the LOC134827341 gene encoding uncharacterized protein LOC134827341 gives MKLLVVLCIISLLAVSNANNILENFSMAVKVADELQQIHAQYDRTVSNFPDSKSCNQTTWVRIKAVPEDEDLCDAMYKVAHRRFTLITGNEYATLLYYDGLTRDLREQECENVIKSNLVTEKEVCEEIFKERIFESIKNKIPAIFLLLEPIFDQLTKKLEISEHFTDSKDFYIIISECPKLSIKTMMTFVTDNEVIKTPWVWKEEGPSDLTCYKEVQSIEC, from the exons atgaaattactAGTTGTATTGTGTATCATCAGTTTGTTAGCAGTTAGTAATGCAAATAACATTttggaaaacttttcaatGGCTGTGAAAGTTGCGGATGAACTACAACAAATACACGCTCAATATGACAGAACTGTATCAAATTTTCCTGATAGTAAAT ccTGCAACCAAACAACATGGGTTAGAATTAAAGCAGTACCGGAA GACGAAGATCTTTGTGACGCCATGTACAAAGTAGCTCACAGAAGGTTTACTTTGATAACGGGAAACGAATATGCAACATTACTTTATTACGACGGATTGACTCGTGATCTGCGAGAACAAGAATGTGAAAATGTCATCAAATCGAACTTAGTTACCGAAAAAGAAGTGtgcgaagaaatttttaaagaaagaataTTCGAATCTATTAAAAACAAGATTCCGGCgatatttcttcttcttgaaccaatttttgatcaattgaccaaaaaattag aaatttccgAGCATTTTACTGATTCCAAGGATTTTTACATCATCATCTCTGAATGtccaaaattatcaattaagaCTATGATGACCTTCGTTACAGATAATGAAGTAATAAAAACTCCGTGGGTTTGGAAAGAAGAGGGACCAAGTGATCTCACTTGTTATAAGGAAGTTCAGTCGATCgaatgttaa
- the LOC134837374 gene encoding uncharacterized protein C05D11.1-like: MVDFSYDLIAETKLNDCISVKKYKNPKTGLTVVFGDVEGPIVCGKFVLTTKAEDNDGLPHTLEHLISLGSENYPFKGVLDLVANRCLASGTNAWTDDDHTCFTIDCVGAEGFLRTLPIYLDHILYPLLTDEAFITEVHHVTGEATDGGVVYCEMQGVENTASNRTQMELMKNVYPDTGYAFHVGGLMKNLRESTTNEKIKEYHRKFYSPDNLTIIITGQVDPNSVFEALLPIEEKILSKGKRPTFENPWKIPLEPISETKVISITYPDDEETHGSVMIGFRGPKLPSELFLHYACKILLRYLSDTTTSPLERDMVEIKEPFASGVCFSAIGNREALLRCEFYSVPIEKIEEIHEKFLEVLMKIGNGEEPVDMKRLKEVIEKKIVENLSEMESCPHMMVAGEIISHSVYGEDSDFEDWFSSNKAYRELLNKDETFWIDLLKKYILEANHVVVKAYPSVAEKNRLATEEQERIEQRKLELGPDGLQKMAEILNEAKHLNDIPPPEAMITDIPIPSFDDISSHPVEIFRAPELPLLDDFPIYTEAIDIHSNFVYIIMTINTEDIPEAQRSYLRLFLCLLGQSPIQRGTEIVPYDEVVNQLEADTISQSYEIGFYDCGSFYCGDFSNHLFISLTVEPQKYDSAVKWLDEILNHTIFDKDRIRVMVNRLLNTISDYKRDGYCIVIAMIAAIMFKETSNIVLMSLLKQKKFLSDLLMRLDDENEVERILEDFETLRKLLMKPKNISLHIATNWKTMEIDFVTPFKNFFEEADPKKILKSVHDNNFIIPDGNLDENLHGVIVPLGSVESSFLYSTIPFDNVEDLPALMLFAQYFKQVEGPFYREIRGKGFSYCYDILVLIENGLLSFNLYMATNLSKAYETAKTLIEEHLSGITAWDLNLLESARTSLISEIVQREENIVGVIKHAVLSTFKGIPVGYNKELISKVASVTVEDLSRVGNIYVKSLFGTEARTAIVCHPDKALEIKEEFEKMGYSLQIETSLDSSILA, from the exons ATGGTCGACTTTTCCTATGACTTGATAgctgaaacaaaattaaatgattgtatttccgttaaaaagtacaaaaacccAAAAACAGGTCTCACAGTGGTTTTTGGTGACGTTGAAGGTCCAATTGTTTGCGGAAAATTCGTGTTAACCACAAAAGCTGAAGACAACGATGGCTTGCCACACACGTTGGAACACCTAATTTCACTTGGTTCGGAAAATTATCCGTTCAAAGGTGTCCTTGACCTTGTCGCTAATCGATGTTTGGCTAGCGGAACAAATGCATGGACAGACGACGATCATACATGTTTCACAATTGATTGTGTCGGCGCCGAAGGATTTCTTCGAACGTTGCCGATTTATTTGGATCACATTTTGTATCCACTACTAACGGACGAGGCTTTTATCACGGAAGTGCATCACGTGACGGGAGAAGCGACGGATGGTGGCGTGGTTTACTGTGAAATGCAAGGCGTGGAAAACACGGCAAGTAATCGCACGCAAAtggaattaatgaaaaatgtctaTCCAGACACGGGATATGCTTTTCATGTTGGTGGCTTAATGAAAAACTTGAGAGAAAGCACgacaaatgagaaaattaaggaatatcatcgaaaattttactcacCTGATAATTTGACGATTATTATAACGGGACAAGTTGATCCAAATTCGGTTTTTGAAGCTCTTCTTCCTattgaagagaaaattttatcaaaaggaAAAAGACCAACTTTTGAAAATCCTTGGAAAATTCCTCTGGAACCGATATCTGAAACAAAAGTCATTTCAATTACTTACCCTGATGATGAAGAAACTCACGGAAGTGTCATGATCGGTTTTCGTGGTCCAAAACTTCCTTCTGAACTATTCTTGCACTAtgcttgtaaaattttactcagATATCTCTCTGATACAACTACAAGTCCCTTGGAACGAGACATGGTTGAAATCAAAGAACCTTTCGCCAGCGGAGTTTGCTTTAGCGCTATTGGAAATCGTGAGGCTCTCCTTCGTTGCGAGTTCTATAGCGTACcaattgagaaaattgaagaaattcatgaaaaattcttggaagttttgatgaaaatcggaAATGGCGAAGAACCAGTTGACATGAAACGTTTAAAAGAAGtcattgaaaagaaaatcgttgaaaatttaagtgaaatgGAATCTTGTCCACACATGATGGTAGCTGGGGAGATAATAAGTCACTCAGTTTATGGCGAAGATTCTGATTTTGAAGATTGGTTCAGCTCGAACAAAGCTTATCGTGAATTGCTGAACAAAGATGAGACATTTTGGATTGATTTACTGAAGAAATACATTTTGGAAGCAAATCATGTCGTTGTGAAAGCATATCCAAGTGtcgcagaaaaaaatcgacttgCAACTGAAGAACAGGAACGCATTGAACAACGAAAGCTGGAACTAGGTCCTGATGGTCTTCAAAAAATGGCGGAAATCCTAAATGAAGCCAAACATTTGAACGATATTCCGCCTCCTGAAGCGATGATAACTGACATTCCTATCCCAAGCTTTGATGATATCTCAAGTCATCCGGTTGAAATTTTCCGTGCACCTGAATTGCCTCTTCTGGATGACTTTCCAATCTATACTGAAGCGATCGATATTCACTCGAATTTCGTTTATATCATTATGACAATCAACACTGAAGACATTCCTGAAGCACAACGATCTTATTTGAGACTTTTTCTGTGTTTGCTAGGACAGTCACCAATCCAACGGGGAACAGAAATTGTTCCTTATGACGAAGTTGTCAACCAATTAGAGGCTGACACGATTTCACAAAGTTATGAGATCGGATTTTATGATTGTGGAAGTTTTTATTGTGGAGACTTTTCAAACCATTTGTTCATTTCCTTAACGGTAGAGCCACAAAAGTATGATTCGGCCGTTAAATggcttgatgaaattttaaaccataCGATATTTGACAAGGATCGTATTCGAGTGATGGTGAATCGACTCTTGAATACAATTTCGGATTACAAAAGAGATGGTTATTGTATTGTAATTGCAATGATCGCAGCAATCATGTTCAAAGAAACTTCAAATATCGTCTTGATGTCCTTATTGAaacagaaaaagtttttaagtgaCTTACTGATGCGTCTCGATGATGAAAATGAAGTTGAAAGAATTCTAGAAGATTTTGAAACTTTACGAAAATTGCTTATGAAACCCAAAAACATTAGTTTACACATTGCTACTAACTGGAAAACGATGGAAATTGACTTCGTGACaccttttaaaaactttttcgaagAAGCtgatccaaaaaaaatactcaaatccGTTCATGATAACAACTTTATAATTCCCGATggaaatttagatgaaaaccTTCATGGAGTGATTGTTCCATTAGGTTCCGTTGAGTCATCTTTTCTTTACTCCACAATCCCTTTTGACAATGTTGAAGATCTACCAGCTCTTATGTTATTTGCGCAATATTTCAAACAAGTTGAAGGTCCTTTTTATCGTGAAATTCGTGGCAAAGGTTTTTCTTATTGTTATGACATCTTAGTTCTAATAGAAAATGGACTTTTATCCTTTAATTTATACATGGCGACAAATTTATCGAAAGCTTATGAGACAGCTAAAACATTGATTGAAGAACACTTATCCGGTATTACTGCTTGGGACTTGAATCTCCTTGAATCTGCTCGCACTTCATTAATTAGTGAAATTGTACAACGAGAAGAAAATATCGTTGGAGTAATCAAGCATGCGGTTTTATCGACATTTAAAGGGATACCAGTTGGATATAACAAGGAATTGATCTCAAAAGTGGCTTCTGTAACAGTTGAAGATTTATCAAGAGTTggaaatatttatgttaagTCCTTATTTGGAACAGAAGCACGAACTGCGATTGTTTGTCATCCTGATAAAGCTCTTGAAATCAAAGAGGAATTCGAAAa aatGGGATACTCACTGCAAATTGAAACGTCGTTGGATAGCAGCATATTGgcttaa
- the LOC134826997 gene encoding uncharacterized protein LOC134826997, whose protein sequence is MVDISSIIEGTVKFRDGKKWKSRWCVMRKLSPVADCLHLQLYRDSKDRYKNGQTKASLSLEHFLGVETGFTLDKESNTIAIICQDVIVVLAFDTRERLIQWQVKIANHLGDDIQYLILLQSAPSKAKIATGPAKMHVQDKRICLTTGVPPRLAGLWNIAHLRRYGVVDNRFCFEGGSSCGKGEGLYVFVTDLGEEITHTIKLAAKGNLSSKKRPYAKKLAGIDSPKKGSMSRGTSEIEEICTIHTNDSINDCVCNSSRMSYWPSQESRDLDSQYGCGDTVSVSEAHDSIHDMDNGFSRSALNNMERCMSCISKLGAMSRSSTITVGTPAGNGPNSLVWTTISEHYQMHQSSNTLASQSNKSGTTVLDRMSLCSHGSSNNSDYSVAPPRQTPFNTSSESWYEPAPLVQQLCNRIMSPPPPERPPKPGTEHCKSPNPSHIGPYENYDVPKIPTLFNTAENYDTPKKIQEYLAKDLNSNSSNGIDKYGNYDTPLGIAKAVCGAGCLGTSANDDKQGGRTTCACTKIMSWTDSWMCKRGNGIENTGVPVNKVKLTGEGKMPLMDASGESAIYATVDMAKKIKKRLEQCECDKEIPQSKVRDVMQNYANFDFERSLENYENAKEVLQRAGITLEEFQEEMIKICQKCGHASGSNTKTPDADTPVQEQPKPQENYLMMEPGSKKKANCPGYVPMHPAGQAPQVETPQTENGSPSSPAPPLPTKSDILKQRMNRIINEKSASNPSLVGPAVDRNTKRAMNNDNRVPGSAMMVLARNGTSPYNRKQIMDSSDNLPENRLTARKRSSSADSSRYLENDDFMSPLNGSGSPSTETLRKSSLTHIETRRASSPCVHQETELCQDASCCATPTAPVAPESDEISGSTSTSTGTTTSHTTSQSAYIRRSESVPCKAQNRDSSSSNDSGVSTGSLRQRGTDFNELELPLNTMTTGRRHLKQLIVTPKSQSCVHASLPRRSKSFDPLRDLSFQFQRVKVPEKSTSAEAEVPICPQKPQNPTNPPYIDSRSTSSGTSDMSDYIETLSLSSHSSSDNPDVLRQIRPATSTLRPRSGKEYQNIDRSLLSLSQPTPELCKQANPTGTLRANYANITPVPENAESPSPGYQSGTSPQEPQGEHFLFKPES, encoded by the exons attgtCTCCACTTGCAGCTGTACAGAGACTCCAAAGATAGATATAAGAATGGACAAACCAAAGCCTCACTTTCCTTAGAGCATTTTCTGGGTGTCGAAACTGGTTTCACCTTAGACAAAGAATCAAACACAATCGCCATCATATGTCAAGATGTCATAGTGGTGCTGGCGTTCGATACGAGGGAGCGTCTCATACAGTGGCAG GTCAAAATAGCGAATCACCTGGGCGACGACATCCAATATCTGATATTGCTTCAGTCAGCTCCCTCAAAGGCCAAAATAGCAACAGGTCCCGCAAAAATGCATGTGCAGGATAAAAGGATTTGTTTGACGACGGGTGTGCCTCCGAGACTGGCGGGATTGTGGAATATTGCACACTTGAG acGTTATGGCGTTGTCGATAATCGATTTTGTTTCGAGGGCGGCTCCAGTTGCGGCAAAGGCGAAGGTCTTTACGTTTTTGTCACGGATTTGGGTGAAGAAATCACGCACACAATCAAATTAGCGGCAAAGGGCAATTTGTCGAGCAAAAAACGACCTTATGCGAAAAAACTCGCCGGTATTGATAGTCCGAAGAAAGGTTCGATGAGCAGAGGAACGTCAGAAATTGAGGAAATTTGCACAATTCACACAAATGATTCGATCAACGATTGCGTTTGCAACTCGTCTCGCATGTCATATTGGCCTTCGCAGGAATCACGAGATCTGGATAGTCAATATGGATGCGGTGATACTGTCTCGGTGAGTGAAGCACATGATAGTATTCACGACATGGACAACGGATTTTCGCGCAGTGCTTTGAACAATATGGAACGTTGCATGAGTTGCATCTCAAAACTTGGAGCAATGTCACGCAGTTCGACAATTACAGTAGGAACTCCCGCAGGAAATGGACCTAATTCACTTGTGTGGACGACAATTTCGGAACACTATCAAATGCATCAGTCCAGTAACACGCTGGCATCGCAAAGTAACAAATCGGGTACAACTGTGCTGGATCGCATGTCACTTTGCTCCCATGGCAGTAGTAATAACTCGGATTATTCTGTTGCTCCTCCACGACAAACTCCTTTCAATACAAGTTCTGAATCGTGGTATGAACCTGCTCCATTGGTGCAGCAATTGTGCAATAGGATAATGTCACCTCCGCCTCCAGAACGTCCTCCGAAACCCGGCACAGAGCACTGTAAGAGTCCCAATCCATCACACATTGGTCCTTATGAGAATTATGACGTCCCGAAAATCCCCACACTTTTTAACACCGCCGAAAATTACGACACCCCAAAGAAAATACAAGAGTACCTGGCCAAAGATTTGAATAGCAATAGTAGCAATGGCATCGACAAGTACGGAAACTACGATACGCCACTCGGAATTGCCAAAGCTGTGTGTGGAGCGGGATGTTTAGGCACCTCCGCCAACGATGACAAACAAGGAGGTCGAACGACATGCGCTTGTACGAAAATTATGTCATGGACTGACAGTTGGATGTGCAAACGAGGCAATGGAATTGAAAACACAGGAGTGCCCGTGAACAAAGTCAAGTTAACGGGCGAAGGAAAGATGCCTCTTATGGATGCCAGCGGAGAATCAGCAATTTACGCTACCGTCGATATGGCAAAGAAAATCAAGAAACGCTTGGAACAATGTGAATGTGATAAAGAAATACCGCAAAGCAAGGTGCGAGATGTGATGCAGAATTATgccaattttgattttgagcGATCGCTCGAGAACTACGAAAATGCCAAAGAAGTGTTACAACGAGCAGGTATCACGCTGGAGGAGTTTCAAgaggaaatgataaaaatttgtcagaaatgCGGACACGCAAGTGGAAGTAATACAAAAACCCCTGATGCCGATACTCCGGTACAAGAACAACCCAAACCACAGGAAAACTACTTAATGATGGAACCAGGCAGTAAAAAGAAAGCAAATTGTCCGGGATATGTTCCCATGCATCCAGCTGGACAAGCGCCACAAGTTGAAACCCCACAAACTGAAAACGGAAGTCCTTCGTCGCCAGCTCCTCCATTACCCACAAAGTCAGACATCTTGAAACAACGCATGAATCGCATCATCAATGAAAAATCAGCGAGTAATCCAAGTCTCGTGGGTCCCGCAGTCGATAGAAATACCAAACGAGCGATGAACAACGACAACCGAGTGCCTGGCAGTGCAATGATGGTTCTTGCGCGAAATGGTACATCACCCTACAATCGCAAACAAATCATGGACAGTAGTGATAACCTACCTGAAAATCGCTTAACTGCTCGGAAACGTTCGTCATCCGCCGATTCATCGCGTTATcttgaaaatgatgatttcATGAGTCCTTTAAATGGATCCGGATCTCCAAGTACCGAAACGTTGCGTAAATCATCGCTTACACACATCGAAACACGTCGTGCTTCCTCGCCATGCGTTCATCAAGAGACCGAATTGTGTCAAGATGCGAGTTGTTGCGCAACCCCAACTGCCCCCGTTGCTCCTGAATCCGATGAAATCTCAGGATCAACAAGTACAAGCACCGGAACAACTACTAGTCACACAACGTCGCAATCAGCGTACATCCGACGTTCCGAAAGTGTTCCGTGCAAAGCGCAAAACCGTGATTCCTCGAGTTCGAATGACTCGGGTGTGTCAACAGGTTCTTTAAGGCAACGTGGAACGGATTTCAATGAGCTTGAGTTGCCACTCAATACAATGACGACAGGCAGACGTCATTTGAAACAATTAATTGTCACACCAAAGAGTCAAAGTTGCGTACATGCATCCCTTCCACGAAGATCAAAGTCTTTTGATCCATTGCGTGACTTGTCCTTCCAATTTCAACGTGTAAAAGTGCCGGAAAAGAGTACGTCAGCCGAAGCTGAGGTGCCAATTTGCCCGCAGAAACCACAAAACCCGACAAATCCACCGTACATTGATTCCCGAAGCACAAGCAGCGGCACTTCTGACATGTCAGACTACATCGAGACCTTGTCCCTTTCGAGTCACAGTTCGTCTGATAATCCCGATGTACTGAG acaAATTCGTCCTGCTACAAGTACTTTAAGGCCTCGCTCAGGCAAAGAATACCAAAATATTGATCGTTCTTTGCTGAGTCTCTCGCAACCAACACCTGAGCTTTGCAAACAAGCCAACCCAACAGGCACATTAAGAGCTAATTACGCAAATATCACGCCAGTACCAGAAAATGCCGAGTCTCCAAGTCCCGGATATCAAAGTGGAACATCGCCACAAGAACCGCAAGGAGAGCATTTCTTGTTTAAG ccTGAATCGTAA